In the genome of Arachis hypogaea cultivar Tifrunner chromosome 9, arahy.Tifrunner.gnm2.J5K5, whole genome shotgun sequence, the window atatctctgcttttctccttttcttttcgttctttttttcttttaaaaccaaaatcagctctttgtgacattctcCAAAACCTATTAAAACAATTTTGCTTAAACTAATTCTTCTTTCAAAAGACAAAGGAAAACTATTTATTGGTTAAACCTGTCAGCAAGGCCTCTAGACTTTAGGGGAGCGACAACCAATCTCATTTTCTTGAGTTCATAATCCTTAACAATCATTGTTTTCAAACTGAATTTAATCCAATaaagtttcaaaatcaaatcaaaatcaaatcatacaAGTTAGAAGTTCCGaactaatttcaaaatcaaaatcaatccCAATTTCATCGTTAAAACTAATTCCTTAACTTTTTTCAAGACATCACAAAACGAAACCATTCAATcgaaattcaattatttttaaagttCACTAAAACTTTTCCGAATGAAATtcttaaatcaaattcaaaacataagctcttttcatatttaaattaaccttaaaacataaattttttaaataatttaaaatcgtaaaataattcttttcaaaataaatcgaactcaaagcatatacttttcttaaatgaattaaactcgaaacataagtattttcttaataaatcatacaatataactttttaaatccaacttttttctaaataacattttaaacaaagtcttaaatttttataacaaaatttcgacagcatctcccctaaaacttggactttgccacccttctcgggtcccatcctaactatttctcaaactctttcaaatcattttcaataaatcaaaaccatttctaatatcaaaacatttataaaatcaaaccaattaaaaATCAAACCCCTTCCAAAATCAAACCATTTTCATATCTTAAATCATGttatcaattcatcaattcattTCTTATTAATTCTCAATGCCATCATCAAATTTCACCAATTCTACTTGATCACCAACAACATTTTAGCTTCGAATTTATAAGACAGATGATGCATCCTACATATCAGATTTGTACTTTAAAGAGATTGTACGCTTGCATGGTATCCCTCAAATAATCACTTCAGATCGAGACGTGAAGTTCATGAGTCAATTCTGGAGGACTTTATGGAGAAAAATGGGATTCTTAGCTACTTCCACCATAGTGAGATTATTGACCTCGTCAAGATTAGTGTGCCAAACGACGTTCCAGCGTTAGTATAAGCTTACACATCATGATCCTCTTATATGTCAAAATGATATAGAACTTAATTATAACTATAGATATCGTATTTGTCtacaaatagaagaaaaataatatttcaacaaataaaaatgaaatatataaaaaaatttaaataataaactaataaatagcTAGATTACGACTCATTTTaactttcattatttttttttctgatttttacaATATATATAGTAAATATATTTCAAGTTTTGtggattcattttatttttttctattttttaaaaaaatacaaaaaattattttttagttaattaatattacttaatttaaaattttttgataatttaaatttagaaataaaattttataatttacaatttataatataaaataatttaatattcttTGATTAATGTTATTTATTAGAGAAATATTAggcaaaatttattaatataatttatcttATACTTTTACACACTGACAACTAATTAATGACAAAAACCATAAAACTCTTATTCTGCTCTAGCATTTCTTGCATTTctctatttattaatataaaacaatCTTTCAATATCCTAAGACCCTACTACCAAAGGCTGGAGGCTACAAAAACAGTTGTACTCTTTGGGTGTCGGCTCCAAGAACTCACTCTTAGCTTGGTATTAGCATCAGCACAGCACTGCAACTCTAGCTCTCTTGGATATACAAAGCAGATGGTGACATTTTGAATTCCACTATATAAGAATAGGAAGATAGTTGGAATTTGGAAGCTATAGGATTAATATCCTTGCCTCAAAGTCATGCATTCACATACACGTTGCAGACTTGCAgtacaaataattaaaaatagctAAACAAGAATGAAAGACTATATTAGCAAGGTGGTCTTCTGGTATTAAGGGATCTCATCAATAATTGAATCGAGTAAGTGCATGATAACGCGTAGTAGTATAGATAAGAAGCatttatgataggtgatgaaGGTAGAGGGTGACGCCATATATATTACACTATGGACGTGACGTAGTGTTAATAATGGTTGTTAAAGGCCATGCATGTGAAaaacaacctatctactaataACTACACTATTTAAGAAGGAAGCTAATAAGGTACTTAATCAGACCAATCGCCACACTATAAATACCGAGCTGGTGGAGTAGGCTTGGCATCTCATTTCATTTCCAAAAACCACAAAAACCATAGCCATGGGTGTCTCATTTAACTTGCACAAATTTGACCCTAAGCACTCCAAGGAGATCCAATTCCAAGGAGACGCAACCATTACCGATCACCATATCATTCGACTCACCAATCTCGATGACCAGGGCAACCCACTGGGAAACAGAGTTGGCCGAGTCTTATTCTCCGACCCTGTGCACCTCTACGACCATAGTGGCTTTCGAGCAGGATTTGAAACCACCTTCGTCTTTCGCATCTCAAAACCCTATAACACTGATTATACACCTGGACCTGGTGATGGTCTTGCCTTCTTCCTTGCTAGTGCCGACACTGAAATTCCTCCTCAATCTTCTGGAATGTTTCTCGGCCTCTTTAATGATGCATCTGACAAAATTGTTGCTGTTGAATTTGATACTTTTTCCAACTCTGAAGTTGGGGATCCCAATTATCCCCACATCGGAGTTGATATTAACTCTATCAGGTCATCAAAAGTTTGTTACTGGAATTTTCATGATGCAGCGATAACTACTGCAAAGATAACATATAACTCTGCTCATAAGAAGTTAACTGTCCATGTCTCTACATATCTCCACACCCAACCCGACACTCTTACTTATGATGTCGATTTGAGTACTAAGCTGCCTGACAAGGTTAAGGTTGGAATATCTGCTTCTACTGGACAATTCTCGCAGACTACTGAGATTCTGTCTTGGATCTTCAAGTCCAACTGAGGAGGAACATCGATCGATGTTGAATTGTTGCCAAGTTTGTGTTGTGTCTTTGATTTTAATTCAA includes:
- the LOC112709637 gene encoding lectin-like; translation: MGVSFNLHKFDPKHSKEIQFQGDATITDHHIIRLTNLDDQGNPLGNRVGRVLFSDPVHLYDHSGFRAGFETTFVFRISKPYNTDYTPGPGDGLAFFLASADTEIPPQSSGMFLGLFNDASDKIVAVEFDTFSNSEVGDPNYPHIGVDINSIRSSKVCYWNFHDAAITTAKITYNSAHKKLTVHVSTYLHTQPDTLTYDVDLSTKLPDKVKVGISASTGQFSQTTEILSWIFKSN